From a single Cytophagales bacterium WSM2-2 genomic region:
- the exoH gene encoding succinoglycan biosynthesis protein exoh: protein MFFLVFVHGYNLELRYLQPWTTPNETMTLTSFTEYLFANGLLRFRIPMLFIISGYLYSLHDTKPNKQRIGKRVKTLLAPYLLWSTIAIAITYLMEVFPYTRHLVVDSHVLQIDQTRMMVHEYRWYEILGRWLLAPVAYQLWFIRVLLIYNIAFPFIRWCVMNKIPRIIFFTIDGLLWLATANFGLVEGEGLLFFSLGVWIQKFNFDISAPSRFTNPVFWMITFLFAAFVKTYLAFEGIHLIGNSVYFSINVLHKVTVFSGLIACWYSLESLVRWFMRQQWFVWLSDFSFMIYVIHAPFVAILINGVFEWLNYMPGYRMITFILLPLMLVALSVIVGVVLRKVSPAVYGVLTGGRGL from the coding sequence ATGTTTTTCCTTGTTTTCGTACATGGATACAACCTGGAATTGCGCTACCTGCAGCCCTGGACTACCCCTAACGAGACCATGACCCTTACCTCCTTCACGGAATACTTGTTTGCTAATGGCTTGCTCCGGTTTCGCATCCCCATGCTCTTTATTATCTCGGGTTACCTGTATTCACTGCACGACACAAAACCTAACAAGCAACGGATTGGCAAGCGTGTGAAAACACTGTTGGCACCTTACCTGTTGTGGAGCACGATCGCTATAGCTATAACATATCTTATGGAGGTTTTTCCTTACACACGTCACCTCGTTGTTGATTCGCATGTACTGCAAATAGATCAAACCCGGATGATGGTACACGAATATCGCTGGTACGAAATCCTCGGACGATGGCTTTTAGCTCCAGTCGCCTATCAGCTGTGGTTTATCCGCGTACTGCTGATCTATAACATTGCGTTTCCATTCATTCGCTGGTGCGTAATGAATAAGATTCCACGCATCATCTTTTTCACCATCGATGGTTTATTATGGCTTGCTACTGCCAACTTCGGATTAGTCGAAGGTGAGGGACTGCTGTTCTTTTCACTCGGGGTGTGGATTCAGAAATTCAATTTCGATATCAGCGCACCTTCACGATTCACTAACCCAGTATTTTGGATGATTACTTTTTTATTCGCTGCTTTCGTAAAAACTTATCTTGCCTTTGAAGGAATTCACCTGATCGGTAACTCAGTTTATTTTTCCATCAATGTGTTGCACAAGGTCACCGTATTCAGCGGACTCATCGCTTGTTGGTACTCCCTTGAGAGCCTCGTTCGCTGGTTCATGCGACAGCAATGGTTTGTGTGGCTTTCTGATTTTTCATTCATGATTTATGTAATTCATGCACCATTCGTGGCCATACTTATCAATGGGGTGTTTGAATGGTTAAATTATATGCCCGGCTACCGGATGATCACATTTATACTTTTGCCTTTGATGTTAGTGGCGTTAAGTGTGATTGTGGGCGTTGTGCTTCGCAAAGTTTCACCTGCGGTTTATGGCGTATTGACCGGTGGCAGAGGATTGTAA
- a CDS encoding oxidoreductase, translated as MKEQNTYDAIVVGSGISGGWAAKELCEKGLKVLMLERGANVEHPNYPTATKDPWEFKCRFNLTTEDRKKHFIQSRHWSFREDNKHFYINDQENPYDEKKRFDWIRGDVVGGRSLLWSRACYRWSDLDFEANRKEGIGIDWPIRYKDIAPWYDYVESFIGVSGQREGIPHLPDGNFLPPFEMNCVEKVFKEKIESRFSDRKVIMGRTANLTQQIQARGQCQARDLCHRGCPYGAYFSTNASTMPAAFATGNLTLRPHSLVNKVLYDDQKKRATGVEIIDTETNETHEFNARLIFLNASTVATSFILLNSVSSRFPNGLGNDSDQVGRNLMDHHKGVTAVANVEGYEDFYYSGRRPVSIYIPRFRNVNKKDADFLRGYHFGGSAYRTKNFDSSEIGAPLKQVMAVPGGWQMSLYAFGECLPYADNRVTLNHNKKDKWGRPVVAVDCEFKENERAMNADISGVAGELLEAAGFKDVKVYKGMSFPGNSNHEMGTARMGNDPRTSVLNAFNQMHEVKNVFITDGSCMTSASCVNPSLTYMALTARACDYAVKELNKLNI; from the coding sequence ATGAAAGAACAGAACACTTATGATGCGATTGTGGTGGGCTCTGGGATCAGTGGTGGCTGGGCTGCCAAAGAGTTGTGCGAGAAGGGGCTGAAAGTACTGATGCTTGAACGGGGCGCTAACGTTGAGCACCCCAACTATCCGACAGCAACAAAAGATCCATGGGAATTCAAATGCAGGTTCAACCTGACAACGGAGGACAGGAAAAAGCATTTCATTCAAAGCAGGCACTGGTCGTTTCGCGAAGACAATAAACACTTTTACATCAATGACCAGGAAAATCCTTATGATGAAAAGAAACGGTTTGACTGGATACGCGGTGATGTCGTAGGCGGTCGCTCCTTGCTTTGGTCGCGTGCCTGCTACCGGTGGAGCGATCTGGATTTTGAAGCAAACCGGAAAGAAGGCATAGGTATCGACTGGCCTATACGGTATAAAGACATTGCACCCTGGTATGACTATGTTGAATCGTTCATTGGAGTGAGTGGTCAGCGCGAGGGGATACCTCATCTTCCGGATGGGAATTTTCTTCCTCCCTTCGAGATGAACTGTGTTGAAAAAGTCTTTAAAGAAAAAATCGAAAGCCGCTTCAGCGACCGGAAGGTGATCATGGGAAGAACGGCCAATCTCACACAGCAGATTCAAGCAAGGGGCCAGTGCCAGGCGCGTGATCTTTGTCATCGCGGTTGCCCTTATGGTGCTTACTTTAGTACCAACGCCAGCACGATGCCGGCTGCATTTGCTACAGGCAATCTTACACTACGTCCACATTCACTGGTGAACAAAGTGTTGTACGATGACCAAAAGAAAAGAGCAACGGGCGTGGAGATCATTGATACGGAAACTAATGAGACGCATGAGTTTAACGCACGTCTTATTTTTCTGAACGCATCTACGGTAGCCACTTCATTCATTTTGCTCAACTCAGTCTCTTCGCGTTTTCCAAATGGTCTCGGCAATGACAGCGACCAAGTGGGGCGCAACCTGATGGACCACCACAAGGGTGTGACTGCAGTAGCCAACGTGGAGGGCTATGAAGATTTCTACTACAGTGGCCGCAGGCCTGTCAGTATTTATATTCCCCGTTTCAGGAATGTGAATAAGAAAGACGCTGACTTCTTGCGCGGATATCATTTTGGTGGTAGCGCTTACCGTACCAAAAATTTTGACAGCAGTGAAATCGGTGCACCCCTCAAGCAGGTGATGGCTGTGCCGGGCGGATGGCAGATGAGTTTGTATGCGTTTGGAGAATGTTTGCCTTATGCTGATAACCGTGTTACACTGAATCATAACAAGAAAGATAAATGGGGAAGGCCCGTGGTTGCCGTGGACTGTGAATTCAAAGAGAATGAACGTGCGATGAATGCCGATATCAGCGGAGTGGCGGGTGAGCTGCTTGAAGCCGCTGGATTCAAAGATGTGAAAGTATACAAAGGCATGTCGTTTCCGGGCAACTCTAACCACGAGATGGGAACAGCCAGGATGGGTAACGATCCGCGAACATCGGTGCTGAACGCGTTCAACCAGATGCACGAAGTAAAAAACGTTTTTATCACCGACGGCTCATGCATGACTTCGGCCTCGTGCGTAAATCCATCGCTTACATATATGGCGCTTACGGCCAGGGCCTGTGACTATGCTGTGAAAGAATTGAACAAGCTTAACATCTGA
- a CDS encoding carboxymethylenebutenolidase — translation MDQRIINLYDEYTHKPLTREVFLKKLITLTGSTAAAMAVLPLIEVNYANAQTISQEDSRLFTERITYAGQNGEMKAYVARPKEDKKYPAVMVIHENRGLNPHIEDVTRRMALEGFLAFAPDALGPQGGTPADTDKARDLFAKIVAADNLANFVKGFDYLATRKDYSGKSGCIGFCWGGALANQLAVNVPTLKVAVPFYGRQPEAADVPKIKAVVQCHYGGLDERINAGIPAYEEALKKAGVRYEIFVYDGAQHAFNNDTAPTRYNEAAAKLAWSRAIALFKKELA, via the coding sequence ATGGACCAGCGAATTATCAATCTCTATGATGAGTACACGCACAAACCTCTCACGCGTGAAGTATTTCTTAAAAAATTGATCACCCTCACTGGTAGTACAGCAGCTGCAATGGCCGTGCTCCCACTCATTGAGGTAAATTATGCAAACGCACAAACGATCTCTCAGGAAGATAGTCGGCTGTTCACGGAGCGCATCACCTATGCTGGCCAGAATGGAGAGATGAAAGCATACGTGGCGCGCCCTAAAGAAGACAAAAAATATCCTGCCGTGATGGTCATCCACGAAAACCGCGGTCTGAATCCGCACATCGAGGATGTTACCAGGCGTATGGCGCTTGAGGGTTTTCTTGCTTTTGCTCCGGATGCTTTAGGCCCGCAAGGCGGAACTCCAGCCGATACCGACAAAGCACGTGATCTGTTCGCCAAAATTGTAGCAGCTGATAATCTTGCAAACTTTGTAAAAGGATTTGATTACCTGGCCACACGAAAAGATTATTCCGGGAAATCCGGATGCATTGGATTCTGCTGGGGAGGAGCCCTTGCCAACCAATTGGCAGTAAATGTGCCGACATTAAAAGTAGCTGTTCCTTTTTATGGCCGTCAACCGGAAGCTGCCGATGTACCCAAAATCAAGGCAGTTGTACAATGTCACTATGGTGGACTGGACGAACGTATCAACGCAGGAATCCCGGCATATGAAGAAGCATTAAAAAAAGCAGGCGTCCGCTATGAAATTTTTGTCTATGATGGAGCGCAACACGCTTTCAACAATGACACCGCTCCTACGCGCTATAACGAAGCTGCCGCCAAACTGGCCTGGAGTCGCGCCATCGCATTGTTCAAGAAAGAACTAGCCTAA
- a CDS encoding membrane protein, which yields MDLEILLRYIHFISIFAIVGSLTSEHLLLKKELTRDEVGRLARIDMVYGIAALTLLIAGLTLWLGSIGKPAIYYTKNWIFHTKITLFLIIGLLSIYPTIFFIKNRKGKADEKITIPKSIFWMLRIELMLLFIIPLLAGLMARGIGFFG from the coding sequence ATGGACCTGGAAATTCTACTGCGCTATATTCATTTCATCAGCATCTTCGCTATCGTTGGATCCCTTACATCTGAGCACTTGTTGCTTAAGAAGGAATTAACAAGAGATGAAGTAGGGCGACTGGCGCGAATAGACATGGTGTATGGAATAGCCGCACTCACTTTGCTTATTGCAGGATTAACGCTTTGGCTCGGCAGCATAGGCAAACCCGCCATCTACTATACCAAGAACTGGATATTTCATACGAAGATTACACTGTTCCTGATTATCGGATTACTGTCTATTTATCCAACTATTTTTTTCATCAAAAACAGAAAGGGAAAAGCAGACGAGAAAATTACTATTCCCAAATCTATTTTCTGGATGCTTCGCATAGAGCTGATGTTACTTTTTATTATTCCTCTTCTGGCCGGATTGATGGCGCGTGGTATTGGATTTTTCGGTTGA